DNA sequence from the Devosia lacusdianchii genome:
GTCAGTGGTCTTGATGGCGATGCCATAGGCGGCCGAGACGATGACCTTGGTCAGCATTTCCGGCTCCGCCGCTCCCGCGGTCCGCAGTGTGGCGGCAATCTCGCTCTCGGCGCGCAGGTCCTTCTCGCGGAACTTGGCACCGACCCGCTTATGCTCGCTCATCAATTCGCTCGCATGCGGCGATCCGGCCAGGGTTCTCGCCAGCACCGCATATTGGCCGGCCAGCGCATTGCCCACCCGCTCCGAGATATCCCCGGTGCCCGTCATGCCGCTATCATAGGCCGCGAGTAGGTCGTCCATCATGGTATCGACGATCCCGGCAAAAATGGCGTCCTTGTCGGAAAACTGGGCATAGAGCGTCGGCTTGGCGATACCCGCTTCACGGGCAATCGCCTCCATGGTGGTGCCGCGCAGGCCATGGCGCAGGACCAGGAAAAGCGCCGCATCCAGGATACGGCGACGCTTCTCATTGGCCCTTTCCGTAACGGCATCACTCAAATCGGCGACTCCATGCTTGAACTAATTGAACGAATAACATATCTATCGTTCAATTCGTAAGGGAGAGTTTCATGTCCGACCGTGTCCTGCTCACCGGCATATCCGGCTTTCTTGGCGGCCATGTCGCCCTCCAACTGCTCAATGCTGGCTACACTGTCCGGGGTAGCGTGCGCAACCTCGGCAAGGCCGACAAGGTCCGCGCCACATTGCAGCGCGCCGGTGCCGACATATCGCGATTGGAATTCGTCGCCCTCGACCTGATGAAGGACGCGGGCTGGTCCGAGGCCATGGATGGGGTCCGCTACCTGCAGCATACCGCCTCCCCTTTCGTCATCAAGATCCCCGAAGACAAGATGGAGTTGATTGCTCCGGCGGTCGAGGGTACCGAGCGCGCGCTCAATACTGCCAATGCCAGAGGCGTCGAGCGGATCGTGCTGACCTCCTCGATGGCGGCCATCGCCTATGGTCACGATAAAAGCCGCAACACGCCATTCGGCCCCGCCGACTGGACCGACCTCAACGGTCGCGGCGTCAACTTCTATCAGGAGTCCAAGACACTGGCAGAACGCCGGGCCTGGGAAATCATGGATGCCGCCGGTCGCCATGACGATCTGGCGGTGATCAATCCCAGCGCCATATTCGGACCCCTGCTCGATGATGATCCGGGCACATCGGCCGTTATCGTGCAGCGCCTGCTCAACGGCTCCGTGCCGGCTGCCCCGCGCATCCCGATGACCAGCATCGACGTTCGCGACATCGCCGCCGCGCACGTGGCGGCGATGACGACGCCGGACGCCGGCGGTCGCCGTTTCCCCATGGGCGAGAGCACCATTTTCTTCATCGAAGCCGCCAATATCCTGCGCCAGCGCTACCCTGATCGACGCATTCCCAGGCTGCAAATGCCGGACTGGGCGGTCCGCCTTTACGCTATGTTCGATCGCGACGTGCGGGACAATATGGGCGAGCTTGGCTACATCAAGCACCTCGACTCTTCGGCCGCCATCGCCCTGCTCGGTCGCCCCCTCATCCCGGCAGCGGACGCGATCCTCGCCACGGCTGAGAGCCTCGTTGCCCACCGGCTGGCCTGAGCTGCTCCAGGGCAAGGGACGAACTTATCCCCCTTGCCCTGACCTCGATTATTGTCCATATCAGCACCGTCGGAACGGGGCTGTAGCTCAGTTGGGAGAGCGCGTCGTTCGCAATGACGAGGTCAGCGGTTCGATCCCGCTCAGCTCCACCATTCCGACCATCCAAGCGTTTACCAGGTGATCGAGACTGCGCTTCGATCTCGCCGCAGGGTGGTTGCCCCCTCGGCACATTGGCATTGCCCAATGCCTCCGAACAGGCGCCGCTCCGCTCCCCGCCCTCCGGCAACCGCCAGCGACCGGCCCGACACTGCACAAGCTTTAAACTTGCAAATCATTCGCAACAACAATATGCAAATGACTTGCAAGTGCAAGTGGAGACGATCTTGGATTCGGGCGGTTTGTTTTCCGGTTGGCGGTCCTCGCGTGGCGACGCTTCGCTCTCTGATGTGCATCGGTCGATCGCCGTCCGCCAGAAATCATCAACCTGGCGCCGCGCTGCAGCCTTTCTTGGACCGGGGTACCTGGTGGCCGTCGGCTACATGGATCCGGGAAACTGGGCGACCTCGATCGCTGGTGGATCCAGGTTCGGCTACACATTGCTGGTCGTTGCCTTGGTGTCCAACATCATGGCCATCGTGCTTCAATCGCTTTGCGCACGCCTCGCCATCGCCTCAGGACGTGATCTTGCGCAGGCCTGCCGTGACGCCTTTCCCAAGCCGGTGGGATACGTGCTCTGGTTTCTGGCCGAGATCGCGATCATCGCCACCGACATTGCCGAGGTGATCGGCACCGCTATTGGTCTCAACCTGATCTTCGGCATCCCGCTCGAACTCGGCGTAATTATCACCGCCCTGGACGTCTTCCTCATCCTCTATCTGCAAAAATTGGGCTTCCGGTGGGTGGAAGCGCTCATTGTGGCTTTGCTCGCCGTGATCGCCGCCTGCTTCGCCGTCCAGATCGTCCTTGCCGATCCGAACTGGGGCGACGTGGTCCGCGGCTTTGCCCCGACCACTGAGATCGTGACCAATCCGGAAATGCTCTATCTGGCGCTGGGCATTCTCGGCGCAACGGTCATGCCGCATAACCTTTACCTGCATTCCGGCATCGTGCAGACGCGGGATTACGGCGATACGCTGCCCGAAAAGCGCGAGGCGCTGAAGTTCGCGACCATCGACAGCACGGTGGCCCTGATGTTCGCGCTTCTGGTCAATGCCTCGATCCTGATTTTGGCGGCCGCGACCTTCAATGTCGCCGGCCGCACCGAAATCGCGGAACTGGGAGAGGCGCACAGCCTTTTGGCACCCATGCTCGGGCTGGCCATAGCGCCGACACTGTTCGGCATCGCGCTTCTCTGCTGCGGCATCAATTCCACCGTCACGGCAACGTTAGCCGGTCAGATCGTGATGGAGGGTTTCCTGCATATCCAGCTTGCTCCCTGGCTGCGGCGCCTGATCACGCGTGTCATCGCCATTGTTCCCGCCGCCGGCGTCACCATCTGGTTCGGCCAGTCGGGAACGGCGCAATTGCTGATCCTGACCCAGGTGGTGCTCAGCCTGCAGCTCTCCTTTGCGGTCTTTCCGCTGGTGATGTTCACGGCGGATCGACGCAAGATGGGCGATCTGGTAGCGCCGCCCTGGCTGGTAGCCCTGGCGGTGCTGATCGCCCTGCTGATCGCCGGGCTAAATGTGAAGCTGCTGGCCGACTTCGTCTTGAGGTAGAGGGTCGCGCCGGCGGGAAGGGGGAGGGCTATGCCTTGGGGGACATCCCTTTCCACGCGAGGAGGCGCATGGCGTTGGCTGTCACCAATACGGTAGCGCCGGTATCGGCCAGGATGGCAGGCCAGAGGCCGGTCACCCCGATCACGGTCGTCACCAGGAAGAAGGCCTTCAGACCAAGTGCGATGGAGATGTTCTGACCGATATTGGCCATGGTCGTCCGCGACAGCACCATCATGTTTGCGATGTCGATGACGCGACCATGCAGAACGGCGGCATCGGCGGTCTCGAGGGCGATATCGGTTCCGCCGCCCATGGCGATGCCAATATCGGCGGCGGCCAGGGCCGGCGCATCATTGATGCCGTCGCCGACCTTGGCGACCTTCTTGCCCTGGGCCTTGAACTCACCCACGATGCGCTGCTTGTCCTGCGGCAGCAATTCTGCCCGAGGCTCGATGCCCAGACTCGCTCCGATGGCGGCTGCCGTCCGGCGGTTGTCGCCGGTCAGCATCACCACTTCGGCTCCAAGCCGTCTGAGTTCTGCGAGACCCTCCCTGGCGTCTTCTCTGGGCTCATCGCGCATGGCGATGATGCCGGCGACGACATTGTCGACGAGGAGAACCGAGGCCGTCTTGCCCTCGTCATTCAAGAGCTCGATGCGCTTGGTGAGGGCCTCGTCCAGAGCTGCGGTCTGCGCTGCAGCCGAGGGCGAGCCGAGGAATATCTCCTCACCACCAACGGTGCCGACGACACCCTTGCCACCAATGGCGCCCGCCTTTTCGACCCGGGCCGGCTCGATACCATCCGCCTTTGCCCTTGCAAGGATCGCCGTGGCAAGCGGATGGCTCGAGCCGACCTCCAGGGCCGCCGCAAAACCGAGCACGTCCCGCTCGGATCTGGAAACGCCAATGATGTCGGTGACCTGCGGCCTGCCGGCAGTCAGGGTGCCGGTCTTGTCGAGCGCCACCATATTGATCTTGCCCAGGGATTCCAGAACGGCACCGCCCTTCATCAGCAGACCGCGCCGTGCCCCGGCTGACAATGCGGCCGCGATGGCTGCCGGTGTCGAGATGACCAGGGCGCAAGGGCAGCCGATGAGAAGGACGGCGAGGCCCTTGTAGACCCACTCGTCCCAGGGCTGGCCCGCGAACAGGGGCGGTAGCACGGCGATGAGGGCCGCAACAATCATCACGCCCGGCGTGTAATATTTCGAGAATTTGTCGATGAAGCGTTCGGTTGGCGCCTTGGACTCCTGCGCCTCTTCGACCAATGCGACGATGCGGGCGATCGTATTGTCGGCGGCCGCCGCGGTGACGCGCACTTGCAACGCGCCTTCCTGGTTGATCGTGCCTGCATAGACCTGATCCTCGGCCTGCTTGCGCTTGGGGACGGACTCGCCGGTTACCGGCGCCTCATCCACGGCACTCTCGCCCGAAATCACGATGCCGTCTGCGGGCATGCGATCGCCGGGACGCACCATGACGATATCACCGACCGCCAGTTGTTCGGCCGACACCTCTACGACTTTGCCGTCCGTTTCTCTCAGCGCGGTGCGTGGCACCAGATCGGCCAGTGCCTTGATGCTGGCCCGGGCGCGGCCCGTGGCCACGCCTTCCAGCAATTCGCCGATGAGGAACAGCAGCACCACGATGGCGGCCTCTTCGGCGGCGTTGATAAAGACAGCGCCAATCGCCGCGACCGTCATCAGCGTTTCGATCGAAAATGGGCTGCCATTGATCGCGCCCATCCAGGCGCGGCGGGCAATTGGTACCAGACCCACGAACATGGCGATGATGAAGGCCCATGGCTCGATGGTGGGAAAAAGTTGTCCGCCGACGAAAGCTACAGCAACCGACAGCGCACAGAGAATGGTCAGGCGGGCTTTGGTCGTGCGCCACCATGGCCCTTCCTCCAGCGAATGGTCATGCCCATGCATGCCCTCGAGCTTGGCGGGCGTCGTGACTGCTTTGTCATTGGCGTGATCATGCGGATGGTCGTGATCGTGATCGTGGTCATGCGAGTCTTGCGCCGACGCATCGGCGCCTTCCACGACCGATGTCTTGTCAGCAGAGCGACCGGCGGATTCGGTGGTGCGGTAGCCGAGGCTGGTCACCTTCTTGGCGATGTCGTCTGCGCTGGCGCCGTGATGCCTGACCGTCATCGTACCGGCAACGACCGAAACGGAGACCTCGTCGACATTCGGTAATCGCCGCACGGCTGTGTCCACCTTGGAGGCGCAGCTGGCGCAATCCATGCCCTCGACATGGAAACGAGTGATTTCAGCCTTTGCAGACATCGAGACAAACTTTCTTGCATTCTGTTGGTGCCGGCGTACATCCTCCAGTCACTAGAGGAGCAAGCGCAAATGAAGCACGGGATCGCGATCGGGAAGGTGTCGGAGGCGACCGGCGTCAAGGTGCCGACCATCCGCTACTATGAGCAGATCGGTCTCCTCCCCGCGCCGCCCCGCACCGAAGGCGGGCGCCGTACCTATGACCGAAGGGACGCGGAGCGCCTGACCTTCATCCGCCATTCGCGCGAACTCGGCTTCGATATCGACGCCATACGCACCTTGCTCAAACTTCAGGACCGGCCGGATCAGCCTTGCGCGGAGGCCGATTTCATCGCCAAGGCGCGCCTGGTCGATGTCGCGCAAAAGATTGCCAGCCTGACCGCCCTGCGCCATGAGCTGGAGCGCATGGTCAAGGGTTGTTCCCATGGCCGGGTCGAGAACTGCCAGGTCATCGAAATCCTGGCCGACCACGGCAAATGCCGGTTTCACGGCGAAGACCATCGGCACTGACCAGCGACGTATCGGCGCAAGACGCGAGTGCGACAGGGTCAGGTCATTGGCTATGTCGGTTCCACAGGACGCTCGAACGGCAACCACCTGCATTTCGAACTCGAGATCAACGGCAGCATCGCCGACCAGCTGAACGTCAAGCTCCAGAGAACCCGCACTCTGTCCGCGCAGAACATGGAGGGCTTCCAGATGACCATGGATCAGATACAATCGCTAATGGACATGCCAGCCAATGCCGGCGATCATGCCTGAAGGTCAGCCCAGCGCCTCAATCCTTGCCGCGACCATGTCGGCGAGCTGCTGCGGCCCGAAGTCGACGAGCTCCAGGCCGTCCACGTAAAAGGTCGGCGTCTGTGCAATGCCCAGAGCTTCCAGGTCCGCCATTTCCTGCGCCAGAGTTGCGGTGACGTCGTCGCCCTGAGCCTCGGGCTTGGCACGCGTCAGGTCCAGCCCCGCCGCGGCGGCGATCTGCCAAGCCATCTCCACATCAGGTGCACCATGGGCTGCCCAGCTTGGCTGCCCGGCCAGCAGCGCCTCAAGCACCGGGATAAAGCGATCCTGTTTGCGCGCGGCCTCAAGGATTCTCACCGCTTGGTCCGACCCCTCATGCAGCGGTGCATAGCGCAAAACCAGTCGAACCTGGCCAGGGTACCGATCCATGACCTGTTTCACGATCGGATAGAATGCGCGGCAGGCCTCGCAGGATGGGTCGAACCATTCGACGATGGTCACAGGGGCGCCCTGAGGCCCAATTACCGGCGAATTGAATCGAGTCAGATTGCTGGGCTCGGGGAGACCCTCCGCCGGCTGCCGTGTGACGAGTTGCGGGTAGATAATCGCACCGGCGCCAAACGCGGCAACGGGGAGTCCGCCAGCGATAAGCATAAATGTGCGGCGGTTCATGGACGCCTCCGGGTAACAACAATCAAGAAAATGGTGATAAGCGCGAAGGCTACCGACGACAGAAGCGGAAGCGGAACAGTGCCGAACAACGTCATGCCGTCGTCGGAGCATGACGGCCCGGACGCAGTGCATGGTTGGATCGCCTCGGGCGCGACACCATAGAAAACCAGCGTGTGGAAGCCCGCAAAGCCCAGGCCAACGACAGCCAGAGGTAACGAATAAAGGACGGCATTCCGGTCATTGAGGAAGGTGCCGACCCCGAGCGTCACGACCAGGGGAAACATGGCAATGCGCTGATACCAGCACAGCACGCACGGCGCCTGCCCCATCACCTCACCAACAAACAACGCGCCCAGCGTCGCCACTAGAGCGACCATCCAGGCCGCGAATAACCAATGCCATTGTCGAGGCGCCGTATTGTCCATGCGAATCCCAGTATTGATTTGGGATCACGCTACTATCTCTAGCCACTTGAGGAGCAAGGCCGGGATTGTCGGACTTGCAGCATCGGCAGTCCGCGGGACGATCACCGACACGACGCTAGCTGGCGGCCACCAGATAATCCTGCCGCAGGTGGTCGGGCAGACCGCCCAGGCGGCGCCAAAGTTCGATATTGTGATCCACCGAACGGCGAAGGTGATGCTCCAGCGTTGCCGCCGCGGTGTCCAACCGGCCGTCGATCAATTGATCGAAGACAGCCAGATGGTCGGCCACGAGATGGCTGATTTCACCAGGATCCTGAAAATGCTCGAACGTCCAGTGCGTGGCCAGCAATGGCAGCTGGCTGCGCCGGATTGTCGCTAGGAGCAGCGGGTTCTCGCAATGGGCCAGCGTGCGATAATGCAAGTCGTGCTCCAGGCGCTCGATCTTGACCGGCGCCACAACGGCTTCGAGCCCCGCGACGAGATGCTGCCGGCGCGACAGGAGGTCTTCACGGCGAAGCCGAGGAAAGGCCTGCCGCAACGCCTCGGGCTCGAGCAGCCAGCGCATCTCGAAATGATGCCGGATGCCATCGGGAGTGAGCGGCCCCGCATACCAGCGCTGGTTGCTTTCCTGCACGACGATGCCGGTGCGCTCGAGCCTGGTCAGCACCTCATGGGCAACCGTGCGGCTGACCTTGTAGTGCTCGGCCAAGGCACTCTCGTTGAGCAGGAACCGGCCATGGGCCAGGCAGGAGGCGACGGCGTGCTCGACCTCCGGATAAATCCATTCATGCCGGTTGCGCTGCTGGCGGTCGTCGAGGACGGCACCCAGATCGAGCCCTGCCTCCTCCAGTTCCATGCGGAGCGGGTCGCCCTGACCAACCAGGTATCCGCGTCCGTCGTGGTCGGAGAGCAGGCCTTCATCCCGCAGGCGTTGGAGCGCCGCCGCGGCAGGCACGCGGCTCGCCTGGAAGGCGCGCGCGACGCCGGCCTGCCCCACCACCAAGCCATTCGGCAGCCGCCCAG
Encoded proteins:
- a CDS encoding disulfide bond formation protein B, whose product is MDNTAPRQWHWLFAAWMVALVATLGALFVGEVMGQAPCVLCWYQRIAMFPLVVTLGVGTFLNDRNAVLYSLPLAVVGLGFAGFHTLVFYGVAPEAIQPCTASGPSCSDDGMTLFGTVPLPLLSSVAFALITIFLIVVTRRRP
- a CDS encoding GntR family transcriptional regulator, which produces MLAPTKTARQQGVPLYETIYVVLREHIEAGRLPNGLVVGQAGVARAFQASRVPAAAALQRLRDEGLLSDHDGRGYLVGQGDPLRMELEEAGLDLGAVLDDRQQRNRHEWIYPEVEHAVASCLAHGRFLLNESALAEHYKVSRTVAHEVLTRLERTGIVVQESNQRWYAGPLTPDGIRHHFEMRWLLEPEALRQAFPRLRREDLLSRRQHLVAGLEAVVAPVKIERLEHDLHYRTLAHCENPLLLATIRRSQLPLLATHWTFEHFQDPGEISHLVADHLAVFDQLIDGRLDTAAATLEHHLRRSVDHNIELWRRLGGLPDHLRQDYLVAAS
- a CDS encoding TetR/AcrR family transcriptional regulator; amino-acid sequence: MSDAVTERANEKRRRILDAALFLVLRHGLRGTTMEAIAREAGIAKPTLYAQFSDKDAIFAGIVDTMMDDLLAAYDSGMTGTGDISERVGNALAGQYAVLARTLAGSPHASELMSEHKRVGAKFREKDLRAESEIAATLRTAGAAEPEMLTKVIVSAAYGIAIKTTDEAAMIAGIKLLCRRLIEPELN
- a CDS encoding Nramp family divalent metal transporter, coding for MFSGWRSSRGDASLSDVHRSIAVRQKSSTWRRAAAFLGPGYLVAVGYMDPGNWATSIAGGSRFGYTLLVVALVSNIMAIVLQSLCARLAIASGRDLAQACRDAFPKPVGYVLWFLAEIAIIATDIAEVIGTAIGLNLIFGIPLELGVIITALDVFLILYLQKLGFRWVEALIVALLAVIAACFAVQIVLADPNWGDVVRGFAPTTEIVTNPEMLYLALGILGATVMPHNLYLHSGIVQTRDYGDTLPEKREALKFATIDSTVALMFALLVNASILILAAATFNVAGRTEIAELGEAHSLLAPMLGLAIAPTLFGIALLCCGINSTVTATLAGQIVMEGFLHIQLAPWLRRLITRVIAIVPAAGVTIWFGQSGTAQLLILTQVVLSLQLSFAVFPLVMFTADRRKMGDLVAPPWLVALAVLIALLIAGLNVKLLADFVLR
- a CDS encoding DsbA family protein; translated protein: MNRRTFMLIAGGLPVAAFGAGAIIYPQLVTRQPAEGLPEPSNLTRFNSPVIGPQGAPVTIVEWFDPSCEACRAFYPIVKQVMDRYPGQVRLVLRYAPLHEGSDQAVRILEAARKQDRFIPVLEALLAGQPSWAAHGAPDVEMAWQIAAAAGLDLTRAKPEAQGDDVTATLAQEMADLEALGIAQTPTFYVDGLELVDFGPQQLADMVAARIEALG
- a CDS encoding MerR family transcriptional regulator, producing MKHGIAIGKVSEATGVKVPTIRYYEQIGLLPAPPRTEGGRRTYDRRDAERLTFIRHSRELGFDIDAIRTLLKLQDRPDQPCAEADFIAKARLVDVAQKIASLTALRHELERMVKGCSHGRVENCQVIEILADHGKCRFHGEDHRH
- a CDS encoding SDR family oxidoreductase, producing MSDRVLLTGISGFLGGHVALQLLNAGYTVRGSVRNLGKADKVRATLQRAGADISRLEFVALDLMKDAGWSEAMDGVRYLQHTASPFVIKIPEDKMELIAPAVEGTERALNTANARGVERIVLTSSMAAIAYGHDKSRNTPFGPADWTDLNGRGVNFYQESKTLAERRAWEIMDAAGRHDDLAVINPSAIFGPLLDDDPGTSAVIVQRLLNGSVPAAPRIPMTSIDVRDIAAAHVAAMTTPDAGGRRFPMGESTIFFIEAANILRQRYPDRRIPRLQMPDWAVRLYAMFDRDVRDNMGELGYIKHLDSSAAIALLGRPLIPAADAILATAESLVAHRLA
- a CDS encoding heavy metal translocating P-type ATPase produces the protein MSAKAEITRFHVEGMDCASCASKVDTAVRRLPNVDEVSVSVVAGTMTVRHHGASADDIAKKVTSLGYRTTESAGRSADKTSVVEGADASAQDSHDHDHDHDHPHDHANDKAVTTPAKLEGMHGHDHSLEEGPWWRTTKARLTILCALSVAVAFVGGQLFPTIEPWAFIIAMFVGLVPIARRAWMGAINGSPFSIETLMTVAAIGAVFINAAEEAAIVVLLFLIGELLEGVATGRARASIKALADLVPRTALRETDGKVVEVSAEQLAVGDIVMVRPGDRMPADGIVISGESAVDEAPVTGESVPKRKQAEDQVYAGTINQEGALQVRVTAAAADNTIARIVALVEEAQESKAPTERFIDKFSKYYTPGVMIVAALIAVLPPLFAGQPWDEWVYKGLAVLLIGCPCALVISTPAAIAAALSAGARRGLLMKGGAVLESLGKINMVALDKTGTLTAGRPQVTDIIGVSRSERDVLGFAAALEVGSSHPLATAILARAKADGIEPARVEKAGAIGGKGVVGTVGGEEIFLGSPSAAAQTAALDEALTKRIELLNDEGKTASVLLVDNVVAGIIAMRDEPREDAREGLAELRRLGAEVVMLTGDNRRTAAAIGASLGIEPRAELLPQDKQRIVGEFKAQGKKVAKVGDGINDAPALAAADIGIAMGGGTDIALETADAAVLHGRVIDIANMMVLSRTTMANIGQNISIALGLKAFFLVTTVIGVTGLWPAILADTGATVLVTANAMRLLAWKGMSPKA